One region of Flavobacterium pisciphilum genomic DNA includes:
- a CDS encoding LptF/LptG family permease: protein MKILDKYLLKTFLLTFATVFVILFFIFILQTVWLFIAELAGKDLDLILVVKFLLFSMPRIIPLVLPLSVLLASIMTFGNLAENYEFAAMKASGISLQRAMRGLIVFICFLSIVAFFFANNVIPYAEYKFINFRKSIAQAKPAMAIAEGQFSDVGFYNIKVNKKSGTNGNILTGVTIHEKANNSGENKTVIKSKTGELISNDKSSILQLVLNDGYYYQDVTPKKYEDRSKMPFIKGAFKKQIINIDLSELNKVEDNQDIGNTNGMLNASELRYTLDSLTKNLDTEILSFSENINQKVGIAKGLPVIKLDKKKKPLPNDLLSLYTNDKKAEVLKVASSNLTSTMYSIDATKNELKEKQRNINRHLTALYEKFVIAFACFLMFFIGAPLGAIIRKGGLGLPIVFAVLIFITFHFINTFGKRISQEDGLTPFMGAWMSTFILTPLAVLLTYRATNDIGLISMDAVLAPLNKLFKKFSERFISSQNKT from the coding sequence TTGAAAATTTTAGACAAATACTTATTAAAAACTTTCCTTCTTACATTTGCTACGGTATTTGTAATTCTATTTTTTATATTCATTCTTCAAACCGTTTGGCTATTTATAGCAGAGTTGGCGGGTAAAGACTTGGATTTAATTTTAGTTGTTAAATTCTTATTATTTTCGATGCCTCGAATTATTCCGTTGGTGTTACCGTTATCGGTTTTGTTGGCTTCGATTATGACGTTTGGAAATCTAGCCGAAAACTACGAATTTGCAGCAATGAAAGCTTCAGGGATTTCGCTACAGCGAGCCATGAGAGGTTTAATTGTGTTTATATGCTTTTTAAGTATAGTTGCCTTCTTTTTTGCAAATAATGTAATTCCTTATGCTGAATATAAATTCATTAATTTTAGAAAAAGTATCGCGCAAGCTAAGCCTGCAATGGCTATAGCCGAAGGGCAATTTAGTGATGTAGGTTTTTATAATATTAAAGTAAATAAAAAATCAGGTACAAACGGAAATATTCTTACTGGAGTGACAATTCATGAGAAAGCAAATAATAGCGGTGAAAACAAAACGGTTATTAAGTCTAAAACAGGTGAATTAATCAGTAATGATAAATCTAGTATTCTTCAACTTGTGCTTAATGATGGTTATTATTACCAAGATGTAACGCCTAAGAAATACGAAGATAGAAGCAAGATGCCTTTTATAAAAGGAGCATTTAAAAAGCAAATCATTAATATCGATTTGTCAGAACTAAATAAAGTGGAGGATAATCAAGATATTGGTAATACTAACGGAATGCTAAATGCTAGTGAATTGCGCTATACTTTAGATTCATTAACTAAAAATCTAGATACTGAAATTCTTTCCTTTTCAGAAAATATCAATCAAAAAGTAGGTATTGCCAAAGGCTTGCCGGTAATTAAGCTGGATAAAAAGAAGAAACCATTACCAAACGATCTTTTATCGCTTTATACCAATGATAAAAAAGCAGAAGTACTTAAGGTGGCAAGTAGCAATCTTACAAGTACAATGTATTCTATCGATGCTACAAAAAATGAATTAAAAGAAAAACAACGAAATATTAACCGACACCTTACGGCACTTTACGAGAAATTTGTAATTGCTTTTGCTTGTTTTTTAATGTTTTTTATTGGTGCACCACTTGGAGCAATTATCCGTAAAGGGGGGCTTGGATTACCAATAGTTTTTGCAGTATTGATATTTATTACTTTTCATTTTATCAATACCTTCGGAAAAAGAATTTCACAAGAAGACGGATTGACTCCTTTTATGGGAGCATGGATGTCTACCTTTATACTTACGCCATTAGCTGTTTTATTAACGTATCGCGCTACAAACGATATTGGATTAATAAGCATGGATGCTGTCTTGGCGCCATTAAATAAGTTATTTAAAAAATTCTCTGAGAGATTCATTTCTTCTCAAAACAAAACCTAA
- a CDS encoding GNAT family N-acetyltransferase, with protein sequence MITLKRTNSEDIDFINLVVLLNQDLKIRDGEDHDFYNQFNGIDTIKHAIVFYEGEVAIGCGAFREKEKDTAEIKRMFVHPDYRKRGIASTVLKELEIWAAEVDYKYTILETGVNQPEAIALYQKQEYSIIPNYPPYDVMDNSVCMKKTL encoded by the coding sequence ATGATTACATTAAAGAGAACAAATTCAGAAGATATCGACTTTATAAATTTGGTGGTTTTGTTAAATCAGGATTTAAAAATTAGAGATGGAGAGGATCATGATTTTTACAATCAGTTTAATGGTATCGATACAATAAAACATGCAATAGTATTTTATGAAGGTGAAGTAGCTATAGGTTGTGGCGCTTTTAGAGAAAAAGAAAAGGATACTGCCGAAATCAAACGTATGTTTGTGCATCCAGATTACCGAAAAAGGGGAATCGCATCTACTGTTTTAAAGGAGTTAGAAATATGGGCAGCCGAAGTAGATTATAAATATACTATTCTGGAAACAGGCGTAAACCAACCTGAAGCAATTGCTTTATATCAAAAACAAGAGTATTCTATAATTCCCAATTATCCACCTTATGATGTTATGGATAATAGTGTATGCATGAAAAAAACTTTATAA
- a CDS encoding acyl-CoA thioesterase — MGTLEERIAKSETHIFKAVFPNTTNHYDTLFGGTALQLMDEVSFICATRFSRKKVVTISTGQIDFRKAIPAGTLIELVAKVISVGRTSCKIHVDIFMEQMYSEIRETVVSGTFSFVAVDEHKKPVAILDNPE, encoded by the coding sequence ATGGGGACGTTAGAAGAAAGAATTGCAAAATCTGAAACGCATATATTTAAAGCTGTTTTTCCAAATACGACGAATCATTATGATACTTTATTCGGAGGAACAGCATTACAACTTATGGATGAAGTTTCATTTATATGTGCTACCAGATTTAGCAGAAAGAAAGTTGTGACGATATCTACAGGTCAAATTGACTTTAGAAAAGCAATTCCTGCGGGGACTTTAATCGAATTAGTAGCGAAAGTTATTAGTGTTGGAAGAACAAGCTGTAAAATTCATGTTGATATTTTCATGGAACAAATGTATTCTGAAATTCGTGAAACGGTAGTTTCAGGGACTTTTTCGTTTGTTGCTGTTGACGAGCATAAGAAACCAGTGGCAATTTTGGATAATCCAGAATAA
- a CDS encoding DUF6952 family protein, translating to MKLPVIKQLTQFIEENDQDYIIETIEVLEAMTEIPSLKDEELDVIGELISNMYGALEVHKMVVQGTDKKEALNTFMKRVLGSIDK from the coding sequence ATGAAATTACCAGTAATAAAACAATTAACGCAGTTTATAGAAGAAAATGATCAGGATTACATCATTGAAACTATTGAGGTTTTGGAAGCAATGACCGAAATTCCATCATTAAAAGATGAAGAATTAGATGTAATTGGTGAATTAATTTCTAATATGTACGGTGCATTAGAAGTACATAAAATGGTAGTTCAAGGAACTGATAAAAAAGAAGCTTTGAATACGTTCATGAAACGTGTTTTAGGATCAATCGATAAATAG
- the ribB gene encoding 3,4-dihydroxy-2-butanone-4-phosphate synthase, whose protein sequence is MSTNKIQLNTIEEAIEAIRQGEVIIVVDDEDRENEGDFLAAAEKVTPEMINFMATHGRGLICAPLTESRCKELDLKPMVTNNTDHMETAFTVSVDLKGNGVTTGISAADRSQTVLALTDSNTKPHELARPGHIFPLVAKQGGVLRRTGHTEAAIDFARLAGFKPAGVICEILNEDGTMSRLPQLVEVAKRFNLKLVSIEDLVAYRMQHDSLIVKKEDFDIETRFGTFRLRAYEQTTNKQIHIALTKGNWSLGESILTRINSSQVNNDLLGTLTNNPEQQLDDMFKVINENGKGAVLFINQDMQAVNLLSRITELKLLQSQGVMKAPKVIIDSKDYGIGAQILHDIDISKIRLVSNTEQTKRVGMIGYGLEITEYVNY, encoded by the coding sequence ATGTCAACAAATAAAATACAACTTAATACTATTGAAGAGGCTATTGAAGCTATTCGTCAAGGTGAAGTAATTATTGTAGTAGATGATGAAGATCGTGAAAATGAAGGTGATTTTCTTGCTGCAGCAGAAAAAGTAACTCCAGAAATGATTAATTTCATGGCAACACATGGTCGTGGATTAATTTGTGCACCATTAACAGAAAGCCGTTGTAAGGAGTTGGATTTAAAACCAATGGTTACTAATAATACAGATCATATGGAAACTGCTTTTACAGTTTCAGTTGATTTGAAAGGAAATGGAGTAACTACAGGAATTTCTGCCGCTGATAGATCACAAACTGTATTGGCATTGACAGATTCAAATACAAAACCACATGAATTAGCAAGACCGGGACATATTTTTCCATTGGTTGCTAAACAAGGTGGAGTATTGAGAAGAACAGGACATACTGAAGCTGCTATAGATTTTGCAAGATTAGCAGGGTTTAAACCAGCAGGAGTTATTTGTGAAATTTTAAATGAAGATGGAACTATGTCTCGTTTACCTCAACTTGTAGAGGTAGCAAAGAGATTCAATTTAAAATTAGTTTCTATCGAAGATTTAGTTGCTTATAGAATGCAACACGATAGTTTGATTGTTAAAAAAGAAGATTTTGACATTGAGACTCGTTTCGGAACTTTCCGTTTAAGAGCTTATGAGCAAACTACCAATAAGCAAATTCATATTGCATTGACAAAAGGGAATTGGAGTCTAGGAGAATCAATACTTACAAGAATTAATTCTTCACAAGTAAATAATGATTTATTAGGGACACTAACCAATAACCCAGAACAACAGCTAGATGATATGTTTAAGGTTATTAATGAGAATGGAAAAGGAGCAGTGTTGTTTATTAATCAAGATATGCAAGCTGTAAACTTATTGAGCCGTATTACTGAACTTAAGTTGTTACAATCTCAAGGAGTAATGAAAGCACCAAAAGTAATCATTGATAGTAAAGATTATGGTATTGGAGCTCAGATTTTACATGATATTGATATTTCTAAAATTAGATTGGTATCTAATACAGAGCAAACAAAACGTGTTGGAATGATAGGTTACGGTCTTGAAATAACAGAATACGTAAACTATTAA
- a CDS encoding thioredoxin family protein: MLIELNEDTLADLVAKNEKVVVQYSASWCGNCRIMKPKFKKLATEKEGLTFVLVDAENSPESRKLANVSNLPTFATFVNGKLVNETQTNKQEVLIELVNEIA; the protein is encoded by the coding sequence ATGTTAATCGAATTAAATGAAGATACTTTAGCAGATTTAGTTGCTAAAAATGAGAAAGTTGTTGTGCAATATTCGGCTTCATGGTGTGGAAATTGTCGTATAATGAAACCGAAATTCAAAAAATTAGCGACAGAAAAAGAAGGGTTGACTTTTGTTTTAGTTGATGCTGAAAATTCTCCAGAATCAAGAAAATTAGCAAACGTTAGTAATTTGCCAACATTTGCCACTTTTGTAAATGGTAAACTGGTTAACGAAACGCAAACTAATAAACAAGAAGTTTTAATCGAGTTAGTAAACGAAATTGCTTAA
- a CDS encoding peroxiredoxin codes for MSLVGKKFPSIAVDAISEMGDNLKINIFEEAVNNNKKVLLFWYPKDFTFVCPTELHAFQAALPEFEKRNTIVIGASCDTNEVHFAWLNTPKNNGGIEGVTYPILADTNRNLSNILGILDIDSTEYSEETDSVIIEGSNVTYRATYLIDETGKIFHESVNDMPLGRNVNEYLRMVDAYTHIQEKGEVCPANWEAGKEAMSADRLSTAEYLSAN; via the coding sequence ATGTCTTTAGTAGGAAAAAAATTCCCAAGTATTGCAGTAGATGCTATCTCAGAAATGGGAGATAATTTGAAAATCAATATTTTTGAAGAAGCAGTAAACAATAACAAAAAAGTACTTTTGTTTTGGTATCCAAAAGACTTTACTTTTGTATGTCCAACAGAATTACATGCTTTTCAAGCTGCATTACCAGAATTCGAAAAAAGAAATACAATCGTAATTGGAGCTTCATGTGATACAAACGAAGTACACTTTGCTTGGTTAAACACTCCAAAAAACAATGGTGGAATCGAAGGTGTAACTTACCCAATCCTTGCTGATACTAACCGTAATTTATCTAACATCTTAGGGATTTTAGATATTGATTCTACAGAGTACAGTGAAGAAACTGATTCAGTTATCATCGAAGGTTCAAACGTAACTTACAGAGCTACTTACCTAATTGATGAAACAGGAAAAATTTTCCACGAAAGTGTAAACGATATGCCATTAGGTCGTAACGTAAACGAATACTTACGTATGGTTGATGCTTACACTCATATTCAAGAAAAAGGTGAAGTTTGTCCTGCAAACTGGGAAGCTGGAAAAGAAGCAATGAGCGCAGATAGATTAAGTACAGCTGAGTATTTAAGCGCAAACTAA
- a CDS encoding diacylglycerol kinase, which translates to MEFQKDNTFLKGRLKSVTYAYKGALKLISTEHSVMVQFSLGIIMTIAGFYFHITSTEWLFQILAIGLVLSVEGLNTAVEKVADFIHPNYHERIGFIKDIAAGAVFFAAMTAIAIGLTIYIPYIQNI; encoded by the coding sequence ATGGAGTTTCAAAAAGATAATACTTTTTTAAAAGGAAGATTAAAAAGCGTTACCTATGCTTATAAAGGTGCTTTAAAGTTAATAAGCACCGAGCATAGCGTTATGGTACAATTTTCGTTAGGGATTATAATGACTATTGCAGGTTTTTATTTTCATATAACAAGTACCGAATGGCTTTTTCAAATTTTAGCAATAGGATTAGTATTAAGTGTGGAAGGATTAAATACGGCTGTGGAGAAAGTAGCCGATTTTATTCATCCAAATTATCATGAGAGAATCGGTTTTATCAAAGATATTGCTGCGGGCGCAGTATTTTTTGCTGCAATGACCGCAATAGCAATCGGATTAACAATATATATACCATATATACAAAATATTTAA
- the tpx gene encoding thiol peroxidase: MASITLGGNPIHTSGELPKVGSQLADFKLVQNDLSVASLSNFAGKKLVLNIFPSIDTGTCATSVRKFNENASNLENTTVLCISRDLPFAQKRFCGAEGLENVVNLSDFQAGDFGKANGLEIVDGPLTGLHSRVIIVVDENGKVTHTEQVAEIANEPNYEAALAAL; the protein is encoded by the coding sequence ATGGCATCAATAACATTAGGAGGAAATCCAATTCATACTTCAGGCGAATTACCAAAAGTTGGTTCACAACTAGCTGATTTTAAATTAGTACAGAACGACCTATCGGTTGCTTCATTGAGTAATTTTGCTGGTAAAAAATTAGTTTTAAATATTTTCCCAAGTATCGATACAGGAACTTGCGCAACTTCAGTTAGAAAATTTAACGAAAATGCAAGTAATCTTGAGAATACTACAGTATTATGTATTTCAAGAGATTTACCTTTTGCTCAAAAACGTTTTTGTGGTGCTGAAGGGTTAGAAAATGTAGTTAACTTATCAGATTTCCAAGCAGGAGATTTTGGTAAAGCTAATGGATTAGAAATCGTTGACGGACCATTAACAGGATTGCACTCAAGAGTAATTATTGTTGTTGATGAAAACGGAAAAGTTACCCATACTGAGCAAGTTGCAGAAATTGCAAACGAACCTAATTACGAAGCTGCACTTGCTGCACTATAA
- a CDS encoding glycoside hydrolase family 3 protein, protein MNKIPQTLQQKVGQFFFPAVFINDTEENIQETERLIREYNIGGLTFFHSRASAATNYEGNKKIVFNDDSYKQLKERIERFQKCATTPLLISIDAEWGLAMRVEKTPQYPYAITLGALPESESHLIHEVGKQIGLDLKSVGIQYNLSPLADVNNNPNNPVIGYRSFGEDKEKVAHFALEYLRGMSDVGVLGCLKHFPGHGNTNVDSHLGLPVLKETLEELLENELYPFIKGIEDNVDSIMIGHLAVPALNSGKDTSATLSKSIIQNLLREQLGYDGLVISDALNMHSVSKLYDVKGQLEWEAFNAGNDVLCFAENVPEGIQAILEKASPERIEESFNRILKCKEKAGILNQAEIGSGILDFEKTALLNDKIAQSSITKIIDNSNSEVVFEAHKRNTLAKLSLYKSVDNDFFKTLNSHLSSPEFAINAGDTTIASVEKDLDRFDTIIISLFVPKAKPLNNFDIEESVLELLGRLLKSKKCILYVFGNPYALPIIPNGKQALGLVEVYQDFVEFQKNAAIQIIENKNSVGKLPVNIDLQ, encoded by the coding sequence ATGAATAAAATACCACAAACATTACAACAAAAAGTAGGACAGTTTTTCTTTCCTGCAGTTTTTATAAATGATACAGAAGAAAATATTCAGGAAACTGAACGTCTGATTCGTGAATATAATATTGGTGGACTTACTTTTTTTCATAGTCGTGCCAGTGCAGCAACAAATTATGAAGGCAATAAAAAAATTGTCTTCAATGATGATAGCTATAAGCAATTAAAAGAGCGTATCGAGCGATTTCAGAAATGTGCAACGACACCACTTTTAATAAGTATTGATGCGGAGTGGGGTTTGGCAATGCGTGTAGAAAAAACACCACAGTACCCTTATGCAATTACACTTGGAGCTTTGCCAGAGAGTGAATCACATTTGATTCATGAAGTAGGAAAGCAAATTGGTTTGGATCTAAAATCGGTTGGAATTCAATATAACCTTTCACCATTAGCAGATGTAAATAACAATCCAAATAATCCAGTTATTGGTTACCGCTCTTTTGGAGAAGACAAAGAAAAAGTAGCTCATTTTGCTCTAGAATATTTAAGAGGAATGTCGGATGTTGGAGTTTTAGGTTGCCTAAAACATTTTCCTGGACATGGAAATACCAATGTTGATTCGCATTTAGGATTACCGGTTTTAAAAGAAACTTTAGAAGAATTATTAGAAAACGAATTATACCCATTTATAAAAGGAATCGAAGATAATGTCGATTCGATTATGATTGGTCACCTAGCAGTTCCAGCTTTAAATTCAGGAAAAGATACCTCAGCAACGTTATCAAAATCGATCATTCAAAACTTATTGAGAGAACAATTAGGTTACGATGGATTGGTTATTTCTGATGCATTAAATATGCATAGTGTCTCTAAGTTGTATGATGTAAAAGGGCAATTAGAATGGGAAGCTTTTAATGCAGGGAATGATGTTTTGTGTTTTGCTGAAAATGTACCAGAGGGAATTCAAGCAATTCTTGAAAAAGCATCACCAGAGCGCATTGAAGAAAGTTTTAATAGAATATTGAAATGCAAAGAAAAAGCTGGAATTCTTAACCAAGCAGAAATAGGTTCAGGGATTTTAGATTTTGAGAAAACAGCTTTATTAAATGATAAAATAGCACAAAGCAGCATCACTAAAATAATTGATAACTCAAATTCTGAGGTGGTTTTTGAAGCGCATAAAAGAAATACACTTGCAAAATTAAGTTTGTATAAAAGTGTAGATAATGATTTCTTTAAAACACTAAACTCACACTTATCAAGTCCTGAGTTTGCAATTAATGCAGGAGATACTACAATTGCTTCTGTTGAAAAAGATTTAGACCGTTTTGACACAATCATCATTTCTTTATTTGTACCAAAGGCAAAACCACTTAATAATTTTGATATCGAAGAATCAGTTTTAGAATTATTAGGGAGATTATTAAAGTCAAAAAAATGTATTCTTTATGTTTTTGGTAATCCATACGCTTTACCAATTATTCCAAACGGAAAACAAGCTTTAGGACTTGTTGAAGTATATCAGGATTTTGTAGAGTTCCAAAAAAATGCGGCAATTCAAATTATTGAAAATAAAAATAGTGTTGGAAAACTACCTGTAAATATTGACTTACAATAA
- a CDS encoding DNA translocase FtsK, which produces MAKTTKKETVDNKNKSKSGTITSWKMTRQHNIVLGCLLVLFSVALLVAFISFYIYGQSDQSALSALTDRSEPVQNWLGKFGAYLADLLVYQGFGLAAFIFVRLFFLTGMFLVLELSLKKLKNIWFWDLFVIIIISVLFGFFATSAPELGGTIGYELNLFLQDYIGKTGTLLSLLFGLIIYLIFKIKISPDKIQSFFDNTKKEIRSDLNSATSLNTEKGAYNLEEFAIKENEELDDIHLKTSDSQFEINKEALKPTIAHSSEINLDPALKPIKMDIAPALKEVVPHTESFVIEQAPEEDIIEENLASRLVADFGLFDPTLDLSNYKFPTIDLLKEYSTGGITINQEELEENKNKIVDTLRNYKIEIAQIKATVGPSVTLYEIVPEAGIRISKIKSLEDDIALSLSALGIRIIAPIPGKGTIGIEVPNKNPTMVSMKSVIGSAKFQEAEMELPIALGKTISNETFVVDLAKMPHLLMAGATGQGKSVGLNAVLTSLLYKKHPAEVKFVLVDPKKVELTLFNKIERHYLAKLPDIDDAIITDNAKVVNTLNSLCVEMDNRYSLLKDAMVRNIKEYNDKFKGRKLNPEAGHRFLPYIILVVDEFADLIMTAGKEVEVPIARLAQLARAIGIHLIIATQRPSVNVITGLIKANFPARIAFRVTSKIDSRTILDTQGADQLIGRGDLLYSNGNDVVRVQCAFIDTPEVEKITDFIGSQKAYATAYLLPEVVGEESGINLDVDISERDTLFREAAEIIVNAQQGSASLLQRKLKLGYNRAGRLIDQLEAAGIVGPFEGSKARSVNILDLSSLDQFFNNEQNN; this is translated from the coding sequence ATGGCAAAAACAACAAAAAAAGAAACAGTAGACAATAAAAATAAATCAAAATCTGGGACTATTACGTCTTGGAAAATGACCAGACAGCATAACATTGTTTTGGGATGCCTTTTGGTGTTATTTTCAGTTGCATTATTAGTTGCTTTTATTTCCTTTTATATCTACGGACAATCAGATCAGAGTGCATTATCAGCACTTACAGATCGAAGTGAACCTGTGCAAAATTGGCTTGGGAAATTTGGAGCCTATCTAGCAGATTTGTTGGTATACCAAGGATTTGGTTTAGCAGCATTTATATTTGTTCGTTTGTTTTTCTTAACAGGAATGTTTTTGGTATTGGAGCTTTCGCTAAAAAAACTTAAGAATATCTGGTTTTGGGACCTGTTTGTAATTATTATTATATCGGTATTGTTTGGTTTTTTTGCTACATCGGCTCCAGAATTAGGAGGAACGATAGGGTATGAGCTAAATTTGTTTTTACAAGATTATATAGGTAAAACAGGAACTTTATTGAGTTTGCTTTTTGGATTGATAATTTATTTGATTTTTAAAATCAAAATATCACCAGATAAGATACAGTCATTTTTTGATAATACTAAAAAGGAAATTCGTTCTGACTTAAATTCAGCGACCTCTTTAAATACAGAGAAAGGCGCTTATAATTTAGAAGAATTTGCAATTAAAGAAAATGAGGAGTTAGATGATATTCACTTGAAAACATCAGATTCTCAGTTTGAAATTAATAAAGAAGCTTTAAAACCAACGATTGCTCATTCATCTGAGATTAATTTAGATCCAGCTTTAAAGCCGATAAAAATGGATATTGCTCCTGCTTTAAAGGAAGTAGTGCCGCATACAGAGTCTTTTGTGATAGAACAAGCTCCAGAAGAAGATATAATCGAAGAGAATTTGGCATCACGATTAGTTGCTGATTTTGGATTATTTGATCCTACTTTGGATTTATCTAATTACAAGTTTCCAACAATCGACTTATTAAAAGAATATTCTACTGGTGGAATTACAATTAATCAGGAAGAATTAGAAGAGAATAAAAATAAAATTGTAGATACACTTCGAAATTATAAAATCGAAATCGCACAGATTAAAGCTACTGTAGGTCCATCGGTAACATTGTATGAGATTGTACCAGAAGCTGGAATTCGTATTTCGAAAATTAAAAGTCTTGAAGATGATATTGCTTTGTCATTATCAGCATTAGGAATTCGTATTATTGCTCCAATTCCTGGAAAAGGAACTATTGGTATTGAGGTTCCAAATAAGAATCCAACGATGGTATCAATGAAAAGTGTTATCGGGTCGGCTAAGTTTCAAGAAGCCGAAATGGAATTGCCAATTGCTTTGGGTAAAACAATTTCAAACGAAACATTTGTTGTCGACTTAGCGAAAATGCCTCACTTATTGATGGCAGGGGCTACAGGACAAGGAAAATCTGTGGGATTAAATGCTGTCTTAACTTCATTGTTATATAAGAAACATCCAGCCGAAGTAAAATTTGTTTTGGTGGATCCTAAAAAAGTGGAGTTAACATTATTTAATAAAATAGAAAGACACTATTTAGCTAAACTTCCAGATATCGACGATGCTATTATCACCGATAATGCCAAAGTTGTAAATACACTGAATTCACTATGTGTTGAAATGGATAACCGTTATTCTTTATTAAAAGATGCAATGGTTAGAAATATCAAGGAGTACAATGATAAATTTAAAGGAAGAAAATTAAATCCAGAAGCAGGACACCGATTTTTACCATATATTATTTTGGTAGTCGATGAGTTTGCCGATTTAATTATGACTGCTGGAAAAGAAGTTGAAGTTCCTATTGCTCGTTTAGCGCAACTAGCGCGTGCAATTGGTATACATTTAATAATTGCAACTCAAAGGCCTTCGGTAAACGTAATTACAGGTTTGATTAAAGCGAATTTCCCTGCGAGAATTGCCTTTAGAGTAACTTCTAAAATTGATTCGCGTACTATTTTGGATACGCAAGGAGCTGACCAGCTAATAGGACGTGGAGATTTATTGTATTCGAATGGTAATGATGTGGTGCGTGTGCAATGTGCTTTTATTGATACACCAGAAGTAGAAAAAATTACTGATTTTATAGGTTCACAAAAAGCATATGCAACAGCTTATTTGCTTCCAGAGGTTGTTGGTGAAGAAAGTGGCATTAATCTTGATGTGGATATTTCTGAAAGAGATACTTTATTTAGAGAGGCTGCTGAGATTATTGTAAACGCTCAACAAGGTTCAGCTTCATTATTACAAAGAAAATTAAAATTAGGTTATAACCGTGCAGGTCGATTGATAGATCAATTAGAAGCTGCAGGAATTGTTGGCCCTTTTGAAGGTAGTAAGGCTAGAAGCGTGAATATTTTAGATTTAAGTTCTCTTGATCAATTTTTTAACAATGAACAAAATAATTAA
- a CDS encoding LolA family protein, with protein MKPTIQNFKKNNANSLTKRVFQIVFLFLVTFSTQAQDKKAKELLDQVTAKVKSYDNIVIDFKYSLNNAKENINQDSKGNVTIKGNQFVLNFMGVTKIFDGQKTYTIVPEDEEITISRVNEKDDNAITPSKMLTFFNSGYKYAMDIVQNVKGRKIQYIKLNPTSAKDQRKEILLGIDVQTKHIYNLIEMGKNGTKTTLTVNSFKTNQPLSKNQFTFVQSKYPNYYINKLD; from the coding sequence ATGAAACCAACGATTCAAAACTTCAAAAAAAATAACGCAAACAGCCTGACTAAAAGGGTTTTTCAAATTGTTTTTTTATTCCTTGTCACTTTTTCTACTCAGGCTCAAGATAAAAAAGCCAAAGAATTATTGGATCAAGTAACAGCAAAAGTAAAGAGCTACGATAATATTGTAATTGATTTTAAGTATTCTTTGAATAATGCTAAAGAAAATATTAATCAAGATAGTAAAGGAAATGTTACCATAAAAGGAAATCAGTTTGTGTTGAATTTTATGGGAGTTACAAAGATTTTTGACGGTCAGAAAACATATACTATAGTTCCAGAAGACGAAGAAATTACTATTTCTAGAGTTAATGAAAAAGATGATAATGCGATTACACCTTCAAAAATGTTGACTTTTTTTAATTCAGGTTATAAATACGCAATGGATATTGTTCAGAACGTAAAAGGAAGAAAAATCCAATATATTAAATTGAATCCAACAAGTGCTAAAGATCAACGTAAAGAAATTCTTTTAGGGATTGACGTACAAACAAAGCATATTTATAATTTAATTGAAATGGGGAAAAACGGAACAAAAACTACATTAACCGTTAATTCTTTTAAAACCAATCAACCATTATCAAAAAATCAGTTTACCTTTGTGCAAAGTAAATATCCAAACTACTATATCAATAAACTAGACTAA